A single region of the Oryzias latipes chromosome 21, ASM223467v1 genome encodes:
- the LOC105356782 gene encoding probable G-protein coupled receptor 34, producing MFWDWNLTNMESNSCTTADVARHSSLPEDCVDEETMRIPLAVLYSLIFLVGLVGNILALWVFFCVQSTKNSVHVFLLNVACADLLLIFCLPFRILYHSHGNTWTLSPILCNLVGNLFYMNMYISITLLGLISVDRYLKMHNRAGRRRLLSTKRSVFLCAVIWTVAFLFFLPYMIFQSNTRPGRCFHYKNLNEDKWKAYINICGVLTFWSVFISLMVSYGKIALKLLRRSQENPDLPSSPSFFQNARKSFFILLVFTICFLPYHMVRPFYIATQIQPTSLFWRNVANTTNELTLVLSALNSCLDPVMYYLLSSSVRKEVLNLVSRVFCLPHAPEVSATSYTADMDGRKTTDTPNQLSSAKLQENKS from the exons ATGTTCTGG GACTGGAATTTAACAAACATGGAATCAAACAGCTGCACCACAGCAGACGTGGCCAGACACTCGTCTCTGCCGGAGGACTGTGTTGATGAAGAAACCATGCGCATCCCACTGGCGGTGCTCTACTCTCTAATCTTCCTTGTGGGCCTTGTTGGGAATATTTTGGCTCTCTGggttttcttttgtgttcagTCTACCAAAAACTCAGTGCACGTGTTTCTTTTAAACGTTGCCTGTGCCGATCTCCTGCTGATCTTTTGCTTGCCCTTCAGGATCCTCTATCACAGCCATGGTAACACCTGGACACTGAGTCCAATCTTGTGTAATCTAGTTGGTAACCTGTTCTACATGAACATGTACATCAGCATCACACTACTGGGGCTGATCAGCGTGGATCGCTACTTAAAGATGCACAACAGAGCTGGCAGGCGCAGGCTGCTGTCTACAAAGAGGAGCGTCTTTCTTTGTGCTGTAATCTGGACTGTagctttcctgttttttttgccGTACATGATCTTCCAGAGTAACACAAGGCCAGGCAG ATGTTTCCACTACAAAAACCTCAATGAAGACAAGTGGAAGGCCTACATCAACATTTGTGGGGTGCTCACCTTCTGGTCGGTATTCATTTCTCTAATGGTGTCTTACGGAAAGATTGCCCTGAAACTTCTAAGAAGATCACAAGAGAATCCAGACCTTCCCAGTTCACCCAGTTTTTTTCAGAATGCCAGAAAGTCCTTCTTCATCCTCCTTGTCTTCACCATCTGTTTCTTGCCTTATCACATGGTCAGGCCTTTCTACATAGCAACCCAGATCCAACCCACTTCCCTTTTCTGGAGGAACGTAGCTAATACAACCAACGAGTTGACTTTGGTGCTTAGCGCTCTGAACAGCTGCCTGGACCCCGTCATGTACTACCTGCTGTCCTCCTCTGTGAGGAAGGAAGTGTTGAACTTGGTGAGCAGAGTCTTTTGTCTGCCGCATGCTCCTGAAGTCAGTGCAACCAGCTACACTGCTGATATGGATGGTAGGAAGACCACAGATACACCAAATCAACTCTCATCAGCTAagttacaagaaaataaaagctga